From one Bacteriovorax sp. BAL6_X genomic stretch:
- the ahpC gene encoding alkyl hydroperoxide reductase subunit C, with product MQTLINTKVQDFSVQAYHNEDFKTVTANDLEGKWSILFFYPADFTFVCPTELGDMADKYEEFQKMGVEVYSVSTDTHFTHKAWHDTSDTIKKIKYPMLADPTGQLTRAFGVHIEEEGLAYRGTFLINPAGEIKLAEVQDNGIGRNADELMRKVQAAQFIAENPNEVCPAKWKPGAETLKPGLDLVGKI from the coding sequence GTGCAAACTTTAATCAACACAAAAGTACAAGACTTCAGTGTACAAGCTTACCACAATGAAGACTTCAAAACAGTTACTGCTAATGATCTAGAAGGTAAATGGTCAATCCTTTTCTTCTATCCAGCAGACTTTACATTCGTATGCCCAACTGAGCTTGGAGACATGGCAGATAAGTATGAAGAATTCCAAAAAATGGGTGTCGAAGTTTACTCTGTATCAACAGATACTCACTTCACACACAAAGCATGGCATGACACTTCAGATACTATCAAGAAAATCAAGTACCCAATGCTTGCAGACCCAACTGGTCAACTAACTAGAGCATTTGGTGTTCATATTGAAGAAGAAGGCCTTGCTTATAGAGGGACATTCTTAATTAACCCTGCTGGAGAAATCAAGCTTGCTGAAGTTCAAGACAATGGAATTGGTCGTAATGCTGATGAGCTAATGAGAAAAGTTCAAGCTGCTCAGTTCATCGCTGAAAATCCAAATGAAGTATGTCCAGCTAAGTGGAAGCCAGGGGCCGAAACACTTAAGCCAGGTTTAGACCTTGTAGGAAAAATCTAA
- a CDS encoding carbonic anhydrase: protein MDIKKIFENNKEWVQSKLDQDEKYFDKLGAGQNPNFLYIGCSDSRVTAEEVMGAGPGEIFVHRNIANMVISIDLNVMSVLNYAVDHLKVDHIIVCGHYGCGGVKAAMESQDLGILNPWLRNIRDVYRTHKTELNAIEDEDKRYERLVELNVQEQCINAIKTAAVQKANRERGLKVYGWVFDVHTGELKDLKIDFEKTLENIMEIYHLD from the coding sequence ATGGATATCAAAAAAATTTTTGAAAATAACAAAGAATGGGTTCAATCTAAGTTAGACCAAGATGAAAAATACTTCGATAAACTAGGGGCAGGACAAAACCCTAATTTTCTTTATATCGGATGCTCAGACTCTCGTGTTACGGCCGAAGAAGTAATGGGTGCCGGACCAGGTGAGATCTTCGTTCACAGAAATATCGCCAATATGGTTATCAGTATCGACCTTAATGTAATGAGTGTTCTAAACTACGCAGTTGATCACTTAAAAGTCGATCATATTATCGTTTGTGGGCACTACGGGTGTGGTGGTGTAAAGGCCGCAATGGAAAGCCAAGACCTTGGAATTTTAAACCCATGGCTTAGAAATATTCGCGATGTGTATCGTACTCACAAGACAGAACTTAATGCAATTGAAGATGAAGATAAGCGCTATGAGCGTCTAGTTGAGCTAAATGTTCAAGAGCAATGTATTAATGCAATTAAGACAGCTGCCGTACAAAAAGCAAACCGTGAAAGAGGCCTAAAAGTTTATGGCTGGGTCTTTGATGTTCACACAGGGGAGCTTAAAGATCTCAAGATTGACTTTGAAAAAACTCTAGAAAATATCATGGAAATCTACCACCTCGATTAA
- the ahpF gene encoding alkyl hydroperoxide reductase subunit F has protein sequence MLDSGIIEQLKSVYAQLESEIGLVYNESSHTKQQELVEMIESIATTSPKIVAKSSGQNYDYPHFEIHVNGKANGIKFSGIPGGHEFTSLILAILNSDLKGKLPDEMIINRIKALKGEINLKTYISLSCENCPDIVQALNLMSIFNEDFTHEMIDGEFEQDEISRLKIQGVPSVIDGDELVHSGKSSLVDLLEKLEARFGKEETQSSGEAKDLGLYDVIVIGGGPAGVSSAIYSARKGLKTAVITDRIGGQMQDTKGIENFISIPYTEGPHLSAALNKHMDEYDIKSLEHRRVENIENGDVKTLFLNSGETVQTKALIIATGAKWRELGVDGEKEYVGRGVAYCPHCDGPYYKGKDISVVGGGNSGVEAAIDLAGIVKSVTLFEFAPELKADSVLVKKLESLPNVTIVKNARTDKVVGDGEKVIGLEYEDRATGEMKKVDLDGVFVQIGLVPNSEFLGDLVEKNKFGEIIVTDKCRTNQKGVYAAGDVTIVPYKQIIIAMGEGAKAGLTAFEDLMLV, from the coding sequence ATGTTAGATAGTGGAATCATTGAACAATTAAAGTCTGTCTACGCTCAACTGGAGAGTGAGATTGGGCTTGTTTACAATGAATCAAGTCATACTAAACAACAAGAGCTTGTTGAGATGATTGAGAGTATCGCGACTACTTCTCCAAAGATTGTGGCAAAGTCTAGCGGCCAAAATTACGATTACCCACATTTTGAAATTCATGTGAATGGCAAGGCAAATGGAATCAAGTTTTCTGGTATTCCAGGAGGTCATGAATTTACATCACTTATTCTTGCTATCCTAAATAGTGATCTTAAAGGAAAACTTCCTGATGAGATGATTATTAACCGAATTAAAGCATTAAAAGGTGAGATAAACCTTAAGACATATATTTCTCTTTCTTGTGAGAATTGCCCAGATATTGTCCAAGCACTTAATCTAATGTCCATCTTCAATGAGGACTTCACTCACGAAATGATTGATGGAGAGTTTGAGCAGGATGAAATTTCTAGACTTAAGATTCAGGGAGTCCCAAGTGTGATTGATGGAGATGAATTAGTTCACTCTGGAAAGTCTTCACTTGTTGATTTATTAGAAAAGCTAGAAGCACGCTTTGGAAAAGAAGAGACACAGTCTTCTGGCGAAGCAAAAGACCTAGGTCTATATGATGTTATTGTTATTGGAGGAGGCCCTGCTGGTGTTTCGTCAGCGATCTACTCAGCACGTAAGGGACTTAAGACTGCCGTGATCACTGATCGTATTGGTGGTCAAATGCAAGATACCAAAGGCATCGAAAATTTCATCTCAATTCCATATACGGAAGGTCCGCATTTATCTGCGGCCCTTAATAAGCATATGGATGAATATGATATTAAGAGCCTTGAACATCGTCGTGTTGAAAATATTGAAAACGGTGATGTTAAAACTTTATTTTTAAATAGTGGAGAAACTGTTCAAACAAAGGCCCTCATCATTGCAACAGGTGCAAAGTGGCGTGAGCTTGGTGTTGACGGTGAGAAAGAGTATGTCGGTCGTGGTGTTGCTTATTGTCCTCACTGTGATGGCCCTTATTATAAAGGCAAAGATATAAGTGTTGTTGGTGGAGGAAACTCTGGTGTTGAAGCGGCCATTGACCTTGCCGGTATTGTAAAGTCAGTGACACTCTTTGAGTTTGCACCAGAACTTAAAGCAGACTCTGTTCTTGTTAAGAAGCTTGAGTCTCTACCGAATGTAACAATCGTTAAAAATGCACGTACGGATAAGGTTGTTGGTGACGGCGAAAAAGTTATCGGTCTTGAGTACGAGGATCGTGCAACTGGTGAGATGAAGAAAGTCGACCTAGATGGCGTCTTTGTTCAAATTGGACTTGTGCCAAATAGTGAATTCCTAGGGGATCTAGTTGAAAAAAATAAGTTTGGAGAAATCATTGTAACTGATAAGTGTCGCACAAATCAGAAAGGTGTTTATGCTGCTGGAGATGTAACAATTGTTCCGTATAAGCAGATTATTATAGCAATGGGAGAAGGGGCCAAAGCTGGTCTCACTGCCTTTGAAGATTTAATGCTTGTGTAA